One genomic region from Streptomyces sp. Li-HN-5-11 encodes:
- a CDS encoding ATP-binding protein: MAPPSLPQPLNRLPDDELRELSGRPPAQPALRPLATERPGSAEEAVRSPQPPGGGHPGRLPGPEGLDRPASAARLPHRSHAFDLPATPVSVGRTRRQVGVLLSTWGITADTRDNAVLVASELLTNALTHSGGERIVCRVHGDAGRLRIEVEDEHRGPTPPAPRRPGPDDQSGRGLLLVDALCTDWGVEDAPDRPGRTVWAELATTP; encoded by the coding sequence ATGGCTCCGCCCTCCCTCCCCCAGCCGCTGAACCGACTGCCCGACGACGAGCTCCGCGAACTGTCCGGCCGGCCTCCCGCACAGCCGGCCCTCCGGCCGCTCGCCACCGAGCGCCCCGGCTCCGCCGAGGAGGCGGTGCGCTCCCCACAACCGCCCGGAGGCGGGCACCCCGGTCGACTCCCCGGGCCGGAAGGCCTCGACCGGCCCGCCTCCGCGGCCCGGCTCCCCCACCGCTCCCACGCGTTCGACCTGCCGGCGACCCCGGTGTCGGTCGGCCGGACCCGCAGACAGGTGGGCGTGCTGCTCAGTACATGGGGCATCACCGCGGACACCCGCGACAACGCCGTTCTGGTCGCCTCGGAGCTCCTCACCAACGCGCTCACGCACTCGGGCGGGGAGCGGATCGTCTGCCGGGTGCACGGCGACGCGGGGCGGCTGCGTATCGAGGTCGAGGACGAGCACCGCGGTCCCACGCCCCCGGCGCCGCGCCGGCCGGGTCCCGACGACCAGAGTGGGCGCGGGCTCCTCCTGGTCGACGCGCTGTGCACCGACTGGGGTGTCGAGGACGCCCCGGACCGGCCCGGGCGCACGGTCTGGGCCGAACTGGCGACGACCCCGTAG
- a CDS encoding enolase C-terminal domain-like protein has translation MTAGRTVAGRPLGDWRVDAVDVHAFEVPTDGPEGKEQDGTLEWDSTTMVLVRVHAGGRTGLGYTYGDVSAASFVASKLAPVVEGQAVASPPALWERMGQQIRNAGRPGLGAMAVSAVDVALWDLKARLLDLPLVQLLPAHHDRVPVYGSGGFTNYSLDRLADQVGGWVEQGIPRVKLKTSREPERDPQRLSAVRKAVGDEPEIFTDANGALGRKEALYWARRFHDEWDVRWFEEPVSSADLEGLRMLRESGPGRLEIAAGEYAYTTRDFVNLVDGPAVDCLQADVTRCGGITGVLEVAGLAAAQHLDLSAHCAPALSAHAFCAVRRLRHLEYFHDHVRVEQLVFDGTLSPAGGALRPDTGRPGLGLDVKWADAEPYRVYGTRPA, from the coding sequence GTGACGGCCGGCCGGACGGTCGCGGGCCGGCCCCTGGGCGACTGGCGTGTCGACGCCGTCGACGTCCACGCCTTCGAGGTGCCCACCGACGGACCGGAGGGCAAGGAGCAGGACGGGACCCTGGAGTGGGACTCCACGACCATGGTCCTGGTCCGCGTGCACGCCGGCGGCAGGACCGGGCTCGGCTACACCTACGGGGACGTGTCGGCCGCCTCCTTCGTGGCCTCCAAGCTCGCCCCGGTCGTCGAGGGGCAGGCCGTGGCGTCGCCGCCCGCGCTGTGGGAGCGGATGGGACAGCAGATCCGCAACGCCGGCCGTCCCGGTCTCGGAGCCATGGCGGTGTCCGCGGTCGACGTGGCGCTGTGGGACCTCAAGGCGAGGCTGCTGGACCTGCCGCTGGTCCAGTTGCTGCCCGCCCACCACGACCGGGTACCGGTCTACGGCAGCGGCGGCTTCACCAACTACTCCCTCGACCGTCTCGCCGACCAGGTGGGCGGCTGGGTGGAACAGGGCATCCCCCGGGTGAAGCTGAAGACGTCCCGGGAGCCGGAGCGTGATCCGCAGCGGTTGTCGGCGGTGCGCAAGGCGGTGGGCGACGAGCCCGAGATCTTCACCGACGCCAACGGCGCCCTCGGCCGCAAGGAGGCCCTGTACTGGGCGCGCAGGTTCCACGACGAGTGGGACGTGCGGTGGTTCGAGGAGCCCGTCAGCTCCGCCGACCTCGAGGGCCTGCGGATGCTGCGCGAGAGCGGACCGGGCAGGCTGGAGATCGCCGCGGGGGAGTACGCCTACACCACGCGCGACTTCGTCAACCTCGTCGACGGGCCCGCCGTGGACTGTCTCCAGGCCGACGTCACACGCTGCGGCGGCATCACCGGGGTCCTGGAGGTGGCGGGCCTCGCGGCGGCCCAGCACCTCGACCTGTCCGCCCACTGTGCCCCGGCGCTCTCCGCCCACGCCTTCTGCGCCGTACGCCGGCTGCGGCACCTGGAGTACTTCCACGACCATGTGCGGGTGGAACAGCTGGTCTTCGACGGAACCCTGTCGCCGGCCGGCGGCGCCCTGCGGCCCGACACCGGCCGTCCGGGGCTGGGTCTGGACGTCAAGTGGGCCGACGCCGAGCCCTACCGCGTGTACGGAACGCGACCGGCCTGA